The following are from one region of the Prevotella communis genome:
- a CDS encoding elongation factor G, producing the protein MKVYQTNEIKNIALLGSAGSGKTTLAEAMVYEAGIIKRRGTVEGKNTMSDYFPVEQEYGYSVFSTVFHVEWNNKKLNIIDCPGSDDFVGGAITALNVTDQAVILLNGQYGPEVGTQNAFRYTEKLQKPVIFLVNQLDKEHCDFDTILTNMKEIYGEKCVPVQYPIATGPDFNAVIDVLLMKKYSWKPEGGAPIIEEIPADQMEKAKELHATLVEAAAANDDTLMEKFFESESLTEDEMREGIRKGLVTRSIFPVFCVCAGKDMGVRRLMEFLGNVVPFVSEMPKVRNTRGEEVTPDAAGPTSLYFFKTGVEPHIGEVQYFKVMSGAVKSGDDLTNSDRGSKERIGTIYACAGANRIPVDELKAGDIGCTVKLKDVKTGNALNGKDCEWRYDFIKYPNSKYSRAIKAVNEAETEKMMVALTKMRQEDPTWVVEQSKELRQIIVHGQGEFHLRTLKWRMENNEKIKIEYIEPKIPYRETITKMARADYRHKKQSGGAGQFGEVHLIVEPYADGMPDPTSFKINGQEFKMNIKGKEEIDLEWGGKLVFINSVVGGAIDMRFMPAILKGIMERMEQGPLTGSYARDVRVIVYDGKMHPVDSNELSFMLAARNAFSAAFREAGPKVLEPIYDLEVYVPADYMGDVMSDLQGRRAIIMGMDSEAGYQKLSAKIPLKELSNYSIALSSITGGRASFTTKFASYELVPNDIQQTLIKEHEAELKDED; encoded by the coding sequence ATGAAAGTTTATCAGACAAACGAGATTAAGAACATTGCATTGCTTGGCAGTGCGGGTAGCGGCAAGACTACTCTTGCCGAAGCAATGGTTTACGAGGCCGGCATCATCAAGCGTCGCGGCACCGTAGAAGGTAAGAACACCATGAGCGATTATTTCCCCGTTGAACAGGAATATGGCTACTCGGTGTTCTCTACTGTTTTTCATGTGGAGTGGAATAACAAAAAACTCAATATCATTGACTGTCCAGGTTCAGACGACTTCGTAGGTGGTGCCATCACCGCCCTCAACGTCACCGACCAGGCTGTTATTCTGCTGAATGGCCAGTATGGCCCTGAGGTAGGCACCCAGAATGCCTTCCGCTACACAGAAAAGCTGCAGAAGCCCGTCATCTTCCTGGTAAACCAGTTGGATAAGGAGCACTGCGACTTTGACACTATCCTTACTAATATGAAGGAGATCTACGGTGAGAAGTGCGTACCCGTGCAGTATCCTATTGCCACAGGTCCTGATTTCAACGCCGTGATCGACGTGCTTCTGATGAAGAAATACTCATGGAAGCCCGAAGGCGGTGCTCCTATCATTGAGGAGATTCCTGCCGACCAGATGGAGAAAGCAAAGGAGTTGCACGCTACCCTCGTAGAGGCTGCTGCAGCCAACGATGATACACTGATGGAGAAATTCTTCGAGAGCGAGAGCCTCACTGAGGACGAGATGCGCGAAGGTATCCGCAAGGGTCTGGTAACCCGTTCTATCTTCCCCGTGTTCTGCGTCTGCGCAGGCAAGGATATGGGTGTGCGCCGTCTGATGGAGTTCCTGGGCAATGTGGTGCCCTTTGTGAGCGAGATGCCCAAGGTGCGCAACACCCGTGGCGAGGAGGTCACCCCCGATGCCGCAGGCCCCACATCGCTCTATTTCTTCAAGACGGGCGTAGAGCCCCACATCGGCGAGGTGCAGTATTTCAAGGTGATGAGTGGCGCTGTGAAGAGTGGCGACGACCTGACCAACTCCGACCGTGGTTCTAAGGAGCGCATCGGCACCATCTATGCATGTGCAGGAGCCAACCGCATCCCAGTTGACGAACTGAAGGCCGGCGACATCGGCTGTACCGTGAAACTGAAGGACGTGAAGACCGGCAATGCCCTCAACGGCAAGGACTGCGAGTGGCGCTACGACTTCATCAAGTATCCTAATTCTAAGTATTCTCGCGCCATCAAGGCCGTCAACGAGGCCGAGACCGAGAAGATGATGGTGGCCCTGACCAAGATGCGTCAGGAAGACCCCACATGGGTTGTAGAGCAGTCTAAAGAGCTTCGCCAGATCATCGTTCATGGTCAGGGAGAATTCCACCTGCGCACCCTGAAATGGCGTATGGAGAACAACGAGAAGATCAAGATTGAGTATATCGAGCCCAAGATTCCTTATCGTGAGACCATCACGAAGATGGCACGTGCCGACTATCGCCACAAGAAGCAGTCAGGCGGTGCTGGTCAGTTTGGTGAGGTCCACCTGATTGTAGAGCCCTATGCTGACGGTATGCCCGATCCTACATCATTCAAGATTAACGGCCAGGAGTTCAAGATGAACATCAAGGGCAAGGAAGAGATCGACCTGGAATGGGGCGGCAAACTCGTCTTCATCAACTCCGTGGTGGGTGGTGCCATCGATATGCGCTTCATGCCCGCTATCCTCAAGGGTATCATGGAACGCATGGAACAGGGTCCTCTGACAGGTTCTTACGCTCGCGACGTGCGCGTTATCGTCTACGACGGTAAGATGCACCCCGTTGACTCTAACGAGCTCTCATTCATGCTGGCTGCACGTAATGCATTCAGCGCTGCCTTCCGCGAGGCTGGACCTAAGGTGCTGGAGCCTATCTACGACCTCGAGGTCTATGTACCTGCCGACTATATGGGCGACGTGATGAGCGACCTGCAGGGGCGCCGTGCCATCATCATGGGTATGGACTCTGAGGCTGGCTATCAGAAGCTCTCTGCCAAGATTCCTTTGAAGGAGCTCTCCAACTATTCTATCGCACTGAGCTCTATCACTGGCGGTCGTGCATCGTTCACCACCAAGTTTGCCTCTTACGAACTGGTGCCAAACGATATCCAGCAGACCCTTATCAAGGAGCACGAGGCCGAACTCAAGGACGAGGACTAA
- a CDS encoding alpha/beta hydrolase → MKKIYFAALLCLSVITANAQEPQIPMFGGPQIDVKFNEYKAAPQGFDQEREGIVKGTVQLIEYQSESVGTTRKANVYLPPEYDAKKKYSVLYLLHGIGGDENEWYRDGGVPHIIMDNLYADGKIADMIVVMPNGRAQKDDSRAGGMGSFRAFGDFDKDLIGSLIPYIEKNFSVYTDKNHRAIAGLSMGGGQSLNFGLGHMDVFAYVGGFSSAPNTMRAAQLIPDVDKVKKENKLLWMVCGGADGLMNNSAQLKAFCDEKGIPCTLINYPEQGHNFVVWKYGLYNFAQLIFK, encoded by the coding sequence ATGAAAAAAATTTATTTCGCAGCATTGCTTTGCCTCTCTGTGATCACAGCCAATGCCCAGGAGCCCCAGATTCCCATGTTCGGTGGCCCACAAATTGATGTAAAGTTTAATGAGTACAAGGCAGCCCCTCAGGGTTTCGACCAGGAGCGCGAAGGCATCGTCAAAGGCACCGTGCAACTCATTGAGTATCAGTCCGAATCTGTTGGTACCACCCGCAAGGCCAACGTCTACCTGCCTCCCGAGTACGACGCCAAGAAAAAGTACAGTGTGCTCTACCTGCTCCATGGCATCGGTGGCGACGAGAACGAGTGGTACAGAGACGGTGGTGTGCCCCACATTATCATGGACAACCTCTATGCCGACGGAAAAATAGCCGACATGATTGTGGTCATGCCCAACGGACGTGCCCAGAAGGACGACTCACGTGCAGGAGGCATGGGTTCTTTCAGAGCTTTCGGTGATTTCGACAAAGACCTCATCGGCAGTCTGATTCCCTACATCGAGAAGAATTTCAGCGTCTATACCGACAAGAACCACCGTGCCATCGCCGGTCTGTCAATGGGTGGCGGACAGTCGCTCAACTTCGGACTGGGCCATATGGACGTCTTTGCCTACGTAGGCGGTTTCTCTTCTGCACCCAACACCATGCGTGCCGCACAGCTCATCCCTGATGTGGACAAGGTGAAGAAGGAAAACAAGCTCCTGTGGATGGTATGTGGCGGTGCCGACGGACTGATGAACAACAGTGCTCAGCTCAAGGCCTTCTGCGACGAGAAGGGCATCCCCTGCACCCTTATCAACTATCCAGAGCAGGGCCACAACTTTGTAGTGTGGAAGTACGGACTCTACAACTTCGCCCAGCTGATTTTCAAATAA
- a CDS encoding lactate utilization protein, with the protein MTPLEQRNEQLAQTVIKNLKRRHMEGFYCATAEEAVKKVSELIEDGSSVTWGGTMTVRDMGIPQYLKDRGTLEVLDRDLAATPEEAQAIYLRAFSSDVYLSSANAISEDGVIVNIDGNGNRVAAITWGPKKVIFIVGINKVAQSVEAALARARSTAAPTNAARFDVKTPCKTDGVCHNCNSSQSICNYVHFLRNSPQGRHVVVLVGENLGY; encoded by the coding sequence ATGACACCACTGGAACAAAGAAATGAGCAGTTGGCTCAGACCGTTATCAAGAACCTGAAGCGCCGGCATATGGAGGGCTTCTATTGTGCGACGGCAGAAGAGGCCGTGAAGAAAGTTTCTGAACTCATTGAGGACGGAAGCAGTGTGACGTGGGGCGGTACAATGACTGTCCGCGACATGGGTATCCCCCAGTATCTTAAAGACCGTGGTACACTCGAGGTGCTCGACCGTGACCTCGCTGCAACGCCAGAGGAAGCACAAGCGATATATCTCAGGGCGTTCTCTTCAGACGTCTATCTGTCTAGCGCCAATGCTATCTCTGAGGATGGCGTCATTGTGAACATTGATGGCAACGGAAACCGGGTGGCTGCCATCACCTGGGGACCGAAGAAGGTGATCTTTATCGTCGGTATAAATAAGGTGGCTCAAAGTGTGGAGGCTGCTCTGGCTAGGGCGCGCAGCACGGCGGCGCCTACCAACGCGGCGCGCTTCGATGTCAAGACGCCTTGCAAGACCGACGGTGTGTGTCATAACTGCAACTCGTCGCAGTCTATCTGTAACTATGTCCATTTCCTCAGGAACTCCCCTCAGGGCCGACATGTCGTTGTGTTGGTAGGTGAAAACCTAGGATACTGA
- a CDS encoding YihY/virulence factor BrkB family protein, whose amino-acid sequence MGLKKLIRFLQVDIWRIPDEELSPVRRVCYEIIKVASLAIRFFTTKRVVNQASALTYSTLLAIVPILAVVFAIARGFGYNKYIEVWFLDSFSSQPQVAEVIVGFVNSYLVHTKSGIFLGVGLIFMLYTVMMLVNNIELTFNEIWQVKKKRSIFRTITDYLSMFFLFPILIVVSSGLSLFLATMANSMDDFLLLGSTLKFFIDATPYFLMCLLFIALYVLMPNTHVKVKNAIVPGILSGIAMQMVQFVYIHSQMWVTGYNAIYGSFAALPLFMLWVQISWTICLFGAELTYTSQNLDFYDYDAHTDDISHRYQLMISALLMSRICRRFADGKAAPSADDLRKETGIPIRIVNDLLFKLAEAKMVIEVSSDEKGATSVFVPAESLDNLSVGVMIDRLEAQGSWKLDLPLSNLMNAEWGRAVVMRMGYLKQAKDVKLEDLVERS is encoded by the coding sequence ATGGGACTAAAAAAACTGATACGATTCTTGCAGGTGGATATCTGGCGTATTCCTGATGAGGAACTGTCGCCTGTGCGCCGTGTGTGCTACGAGATTATCAAGGTGGCCTCACTGGCTATCCGTTTCTTTACCACCAAGCGTGTGGTCAATCAGGCCTCGGCGCTTACCTATTCCACGCTGCTGGCTATCGTGCCCATCCTGGCTGTGGTCTTTGCCATAGCGCGCGGCTTCGGCTATAATAAGTATATAGAGGTATGGTTCCTCGACTCGTTTTCGTCGCAGCCTCAGGTGGCCGAGGTCATCGTTGGCTTCGTCAACAGTTATCTGGTGCATACCAAGAGTGGCATCTTCCTGGGTGTGGGTCTTATCTTTATGCTCTACACGGTGATGATGCTGGTCAACAATATCGAGCTGACTTTTAATGAGATATGGCAGGTGAAGAAGAAACGTAGCATCTTCCGTACCATCACGGACTATCTGTCTATGTTCTTTCTTTTCCCCATCCTCATCGTGGTGTCGTCGGGTCTCAGCCTGTTTCTGGCCACGATGGCCAACTCCATGGACGATTTCCTGCTGTTGGGCTCTACGCTGAAGTTTTTTATTGATGCCACGCCATATTTCCTGATGTGTCTGCTCTTCATCGCCCTCTACGTCTTGATGCCCAATACGCATGTCAAGGTGAAGAACGCCATTGTGCCAGGCATCCTCTCGGGTATCGCCATGCAGATGGTGCAGTTTGTGTATATCCATTCTCAGATGTGGGTCACTGGCTATAACGCCATCTACGGTTCTTTTGCTGCCCTGCCTCTGTTTATGCTCTGGGTGCAGATATCGTGGACTATCTGCCTGTTTGGTGCCGAACTGACCTATACGTCGCAGAACCTGGATTTCTACGACTACGACGCGCATACCGATGATATCTCGCATCGCTACCAGCTGATGATTTCCGCTCTGCTCATGTCGCGCATCTGTCGTCGTTTTGCTGATGGCAAGGCGGCTCCCTCGGCCGATGATCTGCGTAAGGAGACGGGCATCCCCATCCGTATTGTCAACGACCTGCTGTTTAAGTTGGCCGAGGCTAAAATGGTCATCGAGGTATCGTCTGATGAGAAGGGTGCTACCTCTGTCTTTGTGCCTGCCGAGAGTCTTGATAATCTCAGTGTGGGTGTGATGATTGATCGTCTGGAGGCGCAGGGCAGTTGGAAGCTCGACCTTCCGCTGAGCAACCTGATGAATGCGGAGTGGGGGCGTGCTGTGGTGATGCGCATGGGCTACCTCAAGCAGGCAAAGGATGTGAAGCTGGAGGACTTGGTGGAAAGGAGTTAG
- a CDS encoding PDC sensor domain-containing protein, which translates to MSILLLASMVCMLYFSRKAVKEEATLNAQQTLDGTISRIDNVLLSAEQTAGNFYFMMLPHLNQPEQMYKFSRELVESNPFIIGCAIAFEPGFYEEGKEFMAYYHRTDEYDPTLVRSETFGYSRYTQQAWYKQPIQTGKSGWMNPMSDVEGVTEPIVTFGIPIHQSGSEKPIGVMGIDVSLKLLSDVVLASKPSLHSYSILFDGDGTYIVHPDTSKLFHQTIFTQEEYKTEDGLKEAADAMLRGESGYRPFMKNGAKQFIFYKPFTRLAVKGRSMETLNWHVGIVYPKEDVYGEYDNLLYYVFALAIVGLILMYILCHVIIRYMLHPLKLLTTSAQRIAEGKFDERIPASHHSNEIGHLQDNFRAMQQSLAVNIGEMEQQKVTLQKRADELKKAYNDIKKADRMKTAFLHNMTNQMITPAAQIDKDVSTMFAGTTSTDGILTLTEDVQKNGEAITKLLNDLINMSEEEMRKEDSYENED; encoded by the coding sequence ATGTCTATTTTGCTTCTGGCCTCAATGGTTTGCATGTTGTATTTTTCCAGGAAAGCCGTTAAGGAAGAGGCCACCCTGAACGCCCAGCAGACACTCGACGGCACCATTTCCCGCATAGACAACGTATTGCTGAGTGCCGAACAGACAGCCGGTAATTTCTACTTCATGATGCTTCCCCACCTGAACCAACCAGAGCAGATGTATAAGTTCAGCAGGGAACTGGTAGAGTCAAATCCCTTTATCATCGGCTGTGCCATCGCCTTTGAACCCGGTTTCTATGAAGAGGGCAAGGAGTTCATGGCTTATTATCACCGTACGGACGAATACGATCCCACACTGGTAAGGTCAGAGACATTTGGCTACTCACGCTATACCCAGCAGGCGTGGTACAAACAGCCTATACAGACAGGCAAATCGGGATGGATGAACCCCATGTCCGATGTGGAGGGTGTGACAGAGCCCATCGTCACCTTTGGAATACCCATACACCAGAGTGGCAGCGAGAAGCCCATCGGCGTGATGGGTATCGACGTGTCGCTCAAGTTGTTGTCAGACGTGGTACTGGCCTCCAAACCCTCGCTCCACTCATACAGCATCCTGTTTGACGGCGACGGTACGTATATCGTTCACCCTGACACCAGCAAACTATTCCACCAAACCATCTTCACGCAAGAGGAATACAAGACGGAGGACGGTCTGAAGGAAGCCGCAGACGCCATGCTCAGGGGCGAGTCGGGCTACAGACCATTCATGAAGAACGGCGCCAAGCAGTTTATCTTCTACAAGCCCTTTACACGACTTGCCGTGAAGGGTCGCTCCATGGAGACGCTCAACTGGCACGTGGGCATCGTCTATCCCAAGGAGGACGTCTATGGCGAGTACGACAACCTGTTGTACTATGTCTTTGCACTCGCCATCGTCGGCCTGATACTGATGTACATACTCTGTCATGTTATCATACGCTATATGCTGCATCCGCTGAAACTGCTCACCACATCGGCACAGCGCATCGCAGAGGGCAAGTTTGACGAGCGCATCCCTGCCAGTCACCACTCTAACGAGATAGGACATCTGCAGGACAACTTCAGGGCGATGCAACAGTCGCTGGCTGTAAACATCGGCGAGATGGAACAGCAGAAAGTCACGCTGCAGAAACGTGCCGACGAACTGAAAAAGGCTTACAACGATATCAAGAAGGCCGACCGCATGAAGACGGCATTCCTGCACAACATGACCAACCAGATGATTACGCCGGCAGCGCAGATAGACAAGGATGTAAGCACGATGTTTGCCGGCACCACGTCAACAGACGGCATTCTCACCCTGACGGAGGATGTACAGAAGAACGGTGAGGCCATCACCAAACTGCTCAACGACCTGATAAACATGTCGGAAGAGGAAATGAGAAAGGAGGACAGCTATGAAAATGAAGATTAG
- a CDS encoding sensor histidine kinase: protein MKMKIRLHHLSTRLAFVILLLAAPVFITTIGALFLEARQVIRHKAVGRAKSALNASMQRLDRNLLAVQTATEAYSWVLEEQLHPDSFLTLSHKVVALNPHIDGCSVSGEPFLFPDKGRYYSAYTVREDDSVKTVVEDIYEYFQKSWYKLPHDQDAACWEIFFDETDSLTLTIDGMLASYGRPLHNQDNEVVGIISTDLSLLKITKIINHERPYPNSYFMMLDHDGRYVVHPDTTRLFKKTIFDDADPRTQQDLIALGHQMTAGKEGGMAVYVDGKGYLVCYKPVPGTDWSLAIVCPDNDILKNYYMLTNILVPLLVIGLLIIVLLCYRAVSQSFSSIRELLAKTRMIAEGNLEVYIRRSKRIDDIGRLQNSFAAMLQALQFHIGIVRFITDKLQLRNKELEEATKLAQEANKQKTAFIQNVSHQIRTPLNIVMGFSQVLHDTTGKKEALPEEEMKSIVSTMDHQAKLLHRLISMLFDSSDSGFSEELRTAQFDMVRCNDMARECLEYLKSHYPNIHIELQTEVDDDVCVESNRVYLIRCLSELLYNSAKYSDRQHIVLRIVPTGSAIRFIVEDTGKGISEPYRDLMFKFFTKIDDLSEGLGLGLPLAKRHALNLGGDLWLDDSYQEGCRFVLEIPLKQIEND from the coding sequence ATGAAAATGAAGATTAGACTGCACCACCTTTCCACCAGGCTCGCCTTCGTGATACTGCTGCTGGCAGCACCCGTCTTCATCACGACGATAGGTGCGCTTTTCCTGGAGGCACGACAGGTAATCAGACATAAGGCCGTAGGACGTGCCAAGAGTGCGCTGAACGCCAGTATGCAGCGCCTGGACAGAAACCTGCTGGCGGTACAGACGGCCACCGAAGCGTACAGCTGGGTGCTTGAGGAGCAGTTGCACCCCGACTCATTCCTGACGCTCTCGCACAAGGTGGTGGCCCTGAACCCGCATATAGACGGCTGTTCGGTGAGCGGCGAACCTTTCCTGTTTCCCGACAAGGGGCGCTACTACTCGGCCTATACCGTGAGAGAGGACGACAGCGTGAAGACCGTGGTGGAAGATATATATGAATATTTCCAGAAGTCATGGTACAAACTGCCACACGACCAGGATGCTGCCTGCTGGGAGATATTTTTCGACGAGACCGACTCGCTGACGCTGACCATCGACGGCATGCTGGCATCGTACGGCCGACCGCTGCACAACCAGGACAACGAGGTGGTGGGCATCATCTCTACAGACCTGTCGCTGCTGAAAATCACAAAGATCATCAATCACGAGCGCCCCTACCCCAACAGCTATTTCATGATGCTCGACCACGACGGACGCTACGTGGTGCATCCCGACACTACGCGTCTGTTCAAAAAGACCATCTTCGACGATGCCGACCCTCGCACGCAGCAGGACCTCATCGCACTGGGTCACCAGATGACGGCCGGCAAGGAAGGAGGCATGGCGGTATATGTTGACGGCAAGGGTTACTTGGTGTGCTACAAGCCTGTGCCGGGCACTGACTGGAGCCTGGCCATCGTGTGTCCTGACAATGATATCCTGAAGAATTACTACATGCTGACCAACATCCTGGTACCCTTGCTGGTCATCGGATTGCTGATCATCGTGCTGCTGTGCTACAGGGCCGTGTCGCAGAGTTTCAGCAGCATCAGAGAACTGCTGGCGAAAACACGTATGATTGCTGAGGGCAACCTGGAGGTGTATATACGGCGCAGTAAGCGGATTGACGACATTGGACGACTGCAAAACAGTTTTGCCGCCATGCTACAGGCACTGCAGTTCCACATTGGCATCGTGCGCTTTATCACAGACAAACTGCAGCTGCGCAATAAGGAATTGGAAGAGGCCACGAAACTGGCTCAGGAGGCCAACAAGCAGAAAACGGCCTTCATTCAGAATGTGTCGCACCAGATACGCACCCCACTGAATATCGTCATGGGATTCTCGCAGGTGCTCCACGATACGACAGGAAAGAAGGAGGCGCTGCCCGAAGAGGAGATGAAGAGCATCGTCAGCACAATGGATCATCAGGCAAAACTGCTCCACCGTCTGATCAGCATGCTGTTTGACAGTTCCGACTCGGGCTTCTCCGAGGAACTGCGCACAGCGCAATTCGACATGGTGAGATGCAACGATATGGCACGCGAGTGTCTGGAATACCTGAAGAGCCACTACCCCAATATTCACATAGAACTCCAAACGGAGGTCGACGATGATGTCTGTGTAGAGTCCAACCGGGTTTACCTGATACGCTGTCTGAGTGAGCTGCTGTACAACTCTGCCAAATACTCTGACAGACAGCATATCGTCCTGAGAATCGTACCCACGGGCAGCGCCATACGCTTCATCGTAGAGGATACGGGTAAAGGTATCTCTGAGCCTTATCGCGACCTGATGTTCAAATTCTTCACAAAGATAGATGACCTGTCTGAGGGTTTGGGATTAGGACTGCCGCTGGCTAAGCGCCACGCGCTCAACCTGGGTGGCGACCTATGGCTCGACGACAGCTACCAAGAGGGGTGCCGCTTTGTGCTTGAGATTCCGTTAAAGCAGATTGAAAACGATTAA
- the nth gene encoding endonuclease III, which translates to MRREERYKLVLDYFRKEMPEVDTELTYGSVFQLLVAVVLSAQCTDKRVNQVTPELFQRYPDAQHMAQAEPDEILDYISSVSYPNAKAKHLSEMARLLMERHQGQVPQDMNALLDLPGVGRKTANVMQAVAFGQSAMPVDTHVYRVSHRLGLVTKKENTPYKVEMMLRKHIPEQEMAQAHHWLLLHGRYVCTSRKPHCEKCALEPLCPKYLEDSRLEH; encoded by the coding sequence ATGAGAAGAGAAGAGAGATACAAACTGGTATTAGACTATTTTAGGAAGGAGATGCCCGAGGTGGACACAGAACTGACGTATGGCAGTGTGTTTCAACTACTGGTGGCTGTGGTGCTGAGTGCACAGTGCACGGACAAACGCGTGAACCAGGTGACACCCGAACTGTTTCAGCGCTATCCTGACGCGCAGCACATGGCACAGGCCGAACCCGACGAGATACTGGATTACATCAGTAGCGTGAGCTACCCTAACGCGAAGGCGAAACATTTGTCGGAGATGGCTCGACTGCTGATGGAGCGGCATCAAGGTCAGGTGCCTCAGGATATGAATGCGCTACTGGATTTGCCTGGCGTGGGACGGAAGACGGCCAACGTGATGCAAGCTGTAGCCTTTGGGCAGTCGGCTATGCCTGTAGATACGCATGTGTATAGGGTGAGCCACAGGTTAGGACTGGTCACGAAAAAGGAAAACACGCCCTACAAGGTGGAGATGATGTTAAGAAAACACATTCCTGAGCAGGAGATGGCGCAGGCCCACCACTGGCTGCTGCTCCACGGACGCTATGTATGCACATCGCGCAAGCCGCATTGCGAGAAATGCGCGCTGGAGCCATTATGTCCAAAGTATTTAGAGGATTCAAGATTAGAACACTGA
- the ispE gene encoding 4-(cytidine 5'-diphospho)-2-C-methyl-D-erythritol kinase, with the protein MIVFPIAKINLGLNVVERRPDGYHNLETVFFPVELKDALEVQEMNEAFPSPFDCDLKVTNIHIEGDEQRNLVVRAYNLLKQDFPQMPRVHAHLYKAIPTQAGMGGGSSDCAAMLLALNEMCHLGLTEQQLIDYAARLGADCPIFILNKPAYAEGIGERLQTIDVNLKGYYLAIVRPDIPVPTKEAFSRIVPQKPAKNCRTIVSQPIETWRDELVNDFETSVFALHPEIGQIKERLYQMGAVYAAMSGSGSALFGIFREEPDLRADFGTMYNKVLRL; encoded by the coding sequence ATGATTGTATTTCCTATTGCAAAGATTAATTTAGGACTGAATGTCGTAGAACGCCGGCCAGACGGCTATCACAATCTGGAGACCGTATTTTTCCCTGTAGAACTGAAGGATGCACTGGAGGTGCAAGAGATGAACGAGGCGTTCCCCTCGCCCTTCGACTGTGACCTGAAGGTAACGAATATCCATATTGAGGGCGACGAGCAGCGCAACCTGGTGGTGAGGGCCTATAACCTGCTGAAACAGGACTTTCCACAGATGCCACGCGTACATGCACACCTCTATAAGGCTATTCCCACGCAGGCCGGCATGGGAGGCGGGTCGAGCGACTGTGCCGCAATGTTGCTGGCGCTGAATGAGATGTGCCACTTAGGACTGACAGAACAGCAGTTGATTGACTATGCCGCACGCCTGGGTGCCGACTGTCCGATATTCATCCTGAACAAACCGGCTTATGCCGAGGGTATCGGAGAGCGTCTGCAGACGATAGATGTGAACCTGAAGGGCTACTACCTGGCTATCGTCAGACCTGACATCCCAGTGCCTACGAAAGAGGCGTTTTCACGTATTGTACCCCAGAAGCCCGCGAAGAACTGTCGTACCATCGTCAGTCAGCCTATTGAGACATGGCGCGACGAACTGGTGAATGATTTCGAGACGAGCGTCTTTGCCCTGCACCCCGAGATAGGACAAATAAAAGAACGGCTCTACCAGATGGGAGCCGTCTATGCCGCTATGAGTGGTAGTGGCAGTGCGCTGTTTGGCATCTTCCGCGAAGAGCCAGACCTCAGAGCCGACTTTGGCACGATGTATAACAAGGTGCTTAGGCTATGA
- a CDS encoding PqqD family protein, translating to MKTKKGFKLRTICGENIIVAEGIENIDFSRIISMNESAAYLWQHIQGADFDADTLTKLLLEEYDIDEATARQDATQLIAKWQEAGIIA from the coding sequence ATGAAGACAAAGAAAGGTTTTAAATTGCGTACCATCTGCGGTGAGAATATCATCGTGGCAGAAGGTATTGAGAATATTGATTTCAGTCGTATCATCAGCATGAACGAGTCGGCTGCCTACCTGTGGCAACACATTCAAGGAGCAGATTTTGACGCTGACACGCTGACGAAACTGCTCCTTGAGGAATATGATATTGATGAGGCTACTGCCCGTCAGGATGCCACCCAACTCATTGCCAAGTGGCAGGAGGCAGGCATCATAGCCTAA
- a CDS encoding S24/S26 family peptidase — MPQDHHQIKTVQMPNDVFLPFVIEQLNEGHTATLPLRGRSMRPFLEDGRDKALLQLCDHPQVGDAVLAEISKGLFVLHRIIRIEGRQVTLRGDGNLSDEHCMLSDIRAKAVGFYRKGRQTLDRTDGRKWRLYSWWWTRLYPLRRYLLFIIYPHIPQRFK; from the coding sequence ATGCCACAAGACCATCACCAGATAAAGACCGTCCAGATGCCCAATGATGTGTTCCTGCCCTTTGTCATAGAGCAGTTGAACGAAGGGCATACAGCCACTCTTCCCTTGCGTGGACGCAGTATGCGCCCCTTCCTGGAAGACGGGCGCGACAAGGCCCTGCTGCAGCTTTGCGACCATCCGCAGGTGGGCGATGCCGTGCTGGCCGAGATTTCAAAGGGTCTCTTCGTGCTCCATCGCATCATCCGTATCGAGGGCAGACAGGTGACCCTTCGTGGCGATGGCAACCTCAGCGACGAACACTGTATGCTGAGTGACATCAGGGCAAAGGCCGTGGGCTTTTATCGGAAGGGCAGACAGACGCTCGACCGTACTGACGGACGTAAGTGGCGCCTCTATTCCTGGTGGTGGACGCGCCTCTATCCCCTCCGTCGTTACCTGCTATTTATTATTTATCCCCATATACCCCAACGATTCAAATGA